In bacterium, one genomic interval encodes:
- a CDS encoding MmgE/PrpD family protein, with translation MSTSPTAVLAHYTAAASLDGVPAPVIQKVKELILDHLGCALGGSRTPLARAAADVAGNGGGATVAGTRTKTAPGPAAFANAMAANALDYDDTGPTGHPGATIIPAALALAETRRLGGDAFLLAALVGYEVWAHIAGAIQPGWERRVLVYGNGVTQTFGAAAASARLLGLDVERTLCAFGLAGAFAPLPHDGKIGWDETRVSWVKDNVAWPAEGGLRAALLAEHGFAATREILDGERGLWIMAGSDRCDFDRMTRGVGTEFDVLRVSLKPYPCCRWLHSTVDAVRQAMAEHRVDPREVRRVTVRSMAPLVDWFQIRRPATMVDAEFSVPHAVAMTLLGRPRPDWWLEANRSDPDVLALMDRVTVELDEAAQAEYAQNRNSARIPATVVVETARGTFERSRKMCHGGPDDPMTWREIEEKFRELAEPVIGGRRADAVLQMVTELEAVGSLDELTGALAGG, from the coding sequence ATGTCCACCAGCCCGACCGCTGTGCTTGCGCACTACACGGCCGCGGCATCACTCGACGGCGTGCCCGCGCCGGTCATCCAGAAAGTGAAAGAGCTGATCCTGGACCATCTGGGATGCGCGCTCGGGGGCAGCCGTACGCCGCTGGCGCGCGCCGCGGCGGACGTAGCCGGCAACGGCGGCGGCGCGACGGTCGCCGGTACCCGGACCAAGACGGCCCCGGGCCCGGCCGCGTTCGCGAACGCCATGGCCGCGAACGCGCTTGACTACGACGACACCGGACCGACCGGCCATCCCGGCGCGACGATTATCCCAGCGGCGCTCGCGCTGGCCGAGACGCGGCGCCTGGGCGGCGACGCGTTCCTGCTCGCGGCGCTTGTCGGATATGAGGTGTGGGCGCACATCGCCGGCGCGATCCAACCCGGCTGGGAGCGCCGGGTCCTGGTCTACGGCAACGGGGTGACGCAGACGTTCGGGGCGGCCGCCGCGTCCGCCCGGCTGCTCGGCCTCGACGTAGAACGCACGCTGTGTGCCTTTGGGCTGGCGGGCGCTTTCGCCCCGCTGCCGCATGACGGGAAGATCGGGTGGGACGAAACCCGGGTGTCATGGGTCAAGGACAATGTGGCGTGGCCGGCCGAAGGCGGCTTACGCGCCGCGCTGCTGGCCGAGCACGGGTTTGCGGCGACGCGCGAAATTCTCGACGGCGAGCGCGGTCTCTGGATCATGGCCGGGTCGGACCGCTGCGACTTCGACCGGATGACGCGCGGGGTGGGCACGGAGTTCGACGTACTCCGCGTCTCGTTGAAGCCGTACCCCTGCTGCCGGTGGCTGCACTCGACCGTGGACGCGGTGCGGCAGGCGATGGCCGAGCACCGCGTGGATCCACGCGAAGTCCGCCGGGTCACAGTGCGGTCGATGGCGCCGCTCGTCGACTGGTTTCAAATTCGCCGGCCGGCGACCATGGTCGACGCCGAGTTCAGCGTCCCGCACGCCGTCGCCATGACGCTCCTCGGGCGACCGCGGCCCGACTGGTGGCTCGAGGCGAACCGCTCGGATCCCGACGTGCTGGCGCTCATGGACCGCGTCACAGTCGAACTGGATGAGGCGGCGCAGGCGGAGTACGCGCAGAACCGCAACTCCGCCCGGATTCCGGCCACCGTGGTCGTCGAGACGGCGCGCGGCACCTTCGAGCGCTCCCGCAAAATGTGCCACGGGGGGCCCGACGATCCGATGACATGGCGGGAGATCGAAGAGAAGTTTCGCGAGCTGGCCGAGCCGGTCATCGGCGGCCGGCGCGCGGACGCAGTTCTACAGATGGTGACGGAACTCGAGGCGGTAGGCTCGCTCGACGAGCTCACCGGAGCGCTCGCCGGAGGGTAG
- a CDS encoding RidA family protein has protein sequence MAKQFIRSFEGAKLPYRHHANGMYSMAIRTRGDYIFFRGQTGYDLEGHFVGEGDAGAQAEQACKNIRQLAEEAGGSIKDVCKLTVYVTDVSYRKAVYAMIDKYFEGVKHCSTGVVCSGLALPHLFVEIDAFAVIDR, from the coding sequence TTGGCCAAGCAGTTCATCCGCTCGTTCGAAGGCGCCAAACTGCCATACCGTCACCACGCAAACGGCATGTACTCCATGGCGATCCGCACGAGGGGAGACTACATCTTCTTCCGCGGGCAGACGGGCTACGACCTCGAGGGCCACTTCGTGGGCGAGGGCGACGCCGGCGCGCAGGCCGAGCAGGCCTGCAAGAACATCAGGCAGCTCGCGGAGGAAGCGGGCGGCAGCATCAAAGACGTCTGCAAACTCACCGTGTACGTGACCGACGTATCGTACCGCAAGGCGGTCTACGCGATGATCGACAAGTATTTCGAGGGCGTCAAGCACTGCAGCACCGGAGTGGTGTGCAGCGGGCTCGCGCTGCCGCACCTGTTTGTCGAGATCGACGCGTTCGCCGTCATCGATCGCTAG